From Vitis vinifera cultivar Pinot Noir 40024 chromosome 14, ASM3070453v1, a single genomic window includes:
- the LOC100265236 gene encoding uncharacterized protein LOC100265236 isoform X2, with protein MSLKQIWRESRRDGIVGELEVPKVQKHLQLQFVQESLIVSPRKRGKENSFDGKKDSNLHPLKLMLSPDETKPKKIKREQLKEHDGNKDGGASLKKSSSRRPSKNEVKADGKEDDVLQEKGCGASVSQKVSLDSNVIGKKGEQGAKPNKVGVLGNAIIDNVGAKPNKVVRSHKVKKHRMKLRRKEFDVDVPVSHDSNVTGEKGEEGDCTTSQNMGVLDSAIIDNVGAKPNEVVRSHKVKKHRMKFQKKEFDVDVSMSCDSNVIGDKGEDGDCKTCQNVGVLDNAIIDNAGAKPNNKVRKHSMKFQLKEFDVDVPLPQGISLTTIAGIELSPEDVGHALQFLEFCAAFGKVFGLRKGQSESVLQELVHGYNGPQGRHSLTAQLHIKLLSLILKDLGQHSQPLTSTKGNNSWLKALGKCISTSPCALKELPLDCFESGSDGYDTLDFSKRLRLLNFLCDESLCTERLRRYIDTQNSKFVEKEKAAKEKVLAAKDKTKRMKQKLQDERVKAIIAQNSTPLSISKHETVFSQIKTEVEQAHSEMLEAINMLSKMKQRSDAVRTESILLDVNGHSFWRLKVYAGEPDILLRDMGTWIADAPDEKWFSYDLEQKDSIEEYISLREKKLRFHKIPKMRPIESTEAKSLHNSMNDLECPSKMEAADARS; from the exons ATGTCTCTCAAACAG ATATGGAGAGAAAGCAGAAGAGATGGCATTGTTGGAGAATTGGAAGTGCCCAAAGTGCAGAAACATTTGCAATTGCAGTTTGTGCAG GAGTCTCTGATTGTCTCTCCTAGAAAGCGAGGGAAGGAAAATTCCTTTGATGGAAAGAAAGATTCAAACTTGCATCCACTGAAGTTAATGTTAAGCCCAGATGAGACTAAAcctaagaaaataaagagggaaCAATTGAAGGAGCATGATGGCAACAAAGATGGTGGTGCTTCTTTGAAGAAGAGTAGCTCAAGAAGGCCTTCTAAAAATGAAGTGAAGGCTGATGGGAAGGAGGATGATGTACTACAAGAGAAGGGTTGTGGGGCGTCAGTATCTCAGAAAGTGTCCCTTGATTCAAATGTAATAGGAAAGAAGGGAGAACAAGGAGCCAAGCCCAATAAAGTTGGTGTTTTAGGTAATGCCATAATTGATAATGTGGGAGCCAAGCCTAATAAAGTTGTTAGATCTCACAAAGTTAAGAAGCATAGAATGAAATTACGAAGGAAAGAATTTGATGTCGATGTTCCGGTGTCCCATGATTCCAATGTAACAGGAGAGAAGGGGGAAGAAGGAGATTGCACCACCTCCCAAAACATGGGTGTTTTAGATAGTGCCATAATTGATAATGTTGGAGCCAAGCCCAATGAAGTTGTCAGATCTCATAAAGTCAAGAAGCATAGAATGAAATTTCAGAAGAAAGAATTTGATGTTGATGTTTCAATGTCTTGTGATTCCAATGTAATAGGAGATAAGGGGGAAGATGGAGATTGCAAAACCTGCCAAAATGTGGGTGTTTTAGATAATGCCATAATTGATAATGCAGGAGCCAAGCCCAATAACAAGGTCAGGAAGCATAGCATGAAATTTCAGCTGAAAGAATTTGATGTTGATGTTCCCTTGCCTCAAGGCATCAGCCTAACCACTATAGCTGGGATTGAATTGTCTCCTGAAGATGTTGGGCATGCATTGCAATTTTTAGAATTCTGTGCAGCATTTGGAAAG GTTTTTGGTCTCAGGAAAGGGCAATCAGAATCTGTATTACAAGAATTGGTACATGGCTATAATGGGCCCCAAGGGCGACACTCTCTAACTGCTCAACTTCATATCAAATTGCTGTCTCTGATACTAAAGGACTTGGGACAACA TTCTCAGCCCTTAACTTCAACAAAAGGAAACAATTCATGGTTGAAAGCTCTAGGGAAATGCATCTCCACATCCCCATGTGCTTTGAAAGAGCTGCCCTTAGATTGCTTTGAAAGTGGCAGTGATGGATATGATACGTTAGACTTTTCAAAAAGGCTGAGACTCCTGAATTTTCTATGTGATGAATCTCTCTGCACCGA aaGATTGAGGCGTTATATTGACactcaaaattccaaatttgttgAGAAAGAGAAGGCAGCAAAAGAAAAAGTTCTTGCTGCAAAGGATAAG ACAAAGCGCATGAAGCAGAAGTTGCAAGATGAGAGGGTCAAAGCCATCATTGCACAAAATAGCACTCCTCTTTCAATTTCAAAGCATGAAACAGTTTTTTCCCAAATAAAAACTGAAGTTGAACAGGCACATTCTGAGATGCTGGAGGCTATAAACATGCTATCCAAGA TGAAACAAAGATCAGATGCTGTTAGAACGGAGTCTATCCTCTTGGATGTTAATGGTCATTCATTTTGGAGATTAAAAGTGTATGCTGGTGAACCGGATATTTTGCTTCGAG ATATGGGAACATGGATTGCAGATGCACCTGATGAGAAATGGTTTTCCTATGATCTTGAGCAGAAAGATTCTATTGAGGAGTATATTTCTTTAAG AGAAAAGAAGCTTAGGTTTCATAAGATTCCCAAAATGCGTCCTATAGAAAGTACTGAAGCAAAATCATTGCATAATTCTATGAATGATTTGGAATGTCCTAGTAAAATGGAG GCAGCTGATGCAAGGAGCTAG
- the LOC100242947 gene encoding uncharacterized protein LOC100242947 — translation MPMPMRALSTAAAGGTILCNHRHLLSLQHPHQSPLPRPHARSRPSIFPCQHPLPRSLKPLLLLTRAAESTPPPSAASPSSLSDKTIVVDEEFSLAKVSFGVIGLGLGITLLSYGFGAYFNILPGSEWSAIMLTYGFPLAIIGMALKYAELKPVPCLTYSDAQKLRETSATPILKQVRNDVIRYRYGDEQHLEEALKRIFQYGLGGGIPRRSAPTLQMIREEVTEDGKYCLVLVFEAKALQLSDFEKRQAKFASFFGPGITAEVAKGENDLYEVRLISNSTP, via the exons ATGCCTATGCCGATGAGAGCTTTGTCAACGGCAGCCGCCGGAGGTACCATCCTCTGCAACCACCGCCACCTTCTTTCTCTACAGCATCCACACCAATCGCCTCTACCCCGTCCCCACGCTCGATCCAGGCCCTCAATCTTCCCCTGTCAACACCCTCTCCCTCGATCTCTCAAACCTCTACTGCTCCTCACCAGAGCTGCCGAATCCACTCCCCCTCCATCCGCCGCTTCTCCTTCTTCCTTGTCGGACAAGACGATTGTTGTAGATGAGGAGTTTTCGTTAGCTAAG GTTTCATTTGGTGTTATTGGACTGGGTCTTGGAATTACACTACTCTC ATATGGTTTTGGGGCATACTTCAATATCCTTCCTGGATCTGAATGGTCAGCAATAATGCTAACATATGGCTTTCCTCTTGCAATAATTGGTATGGCTCTCAAg TATGCAGAACTGAAACCAGTTCCATGCTTGACTTACTCAGATGCTCAAAAGTTAAGAGAAACAAGTGCCACCCCAATTCTTAAACAG GTCAGGAATGATGTTATAAGATATCGTTATGGGGATGAACAGCATCTGGAAGAAGCATTGAAACGGATTTTTCAGTATGGTCTG GGTGGTGGAATTCCAAGGAGGAGTGCGCCTACTCTACAAATGATTCGTGAAGAA GTAACTGAAGATGGTAAATACTGTTTAGTGCTGGTGTTTGAGGCAAAAGCCCTGCAGTTGTCAGATTTTGAAAAAAGACAG GCAAAATTTGCTTCATTCTTTGGACCGGGGATCACAGCTGAAGTTG CAAAGGGAGAGAATGACCTATACGAAGTCCGTCTTATTTCCAACTCAACACCATAG
- the LOC100265236 gene encoding uncharacterized protein LOC100265236 isoform X1, translating into MPPIPSTRAQRKGKLTKKMVCAEAHSDVNGQHQLLPASISSPPQANKSSRIRVVGSRIYDSVNGKSCHQCRQKTRDFVASCRNLKNDKPCSINYCFKCLSNRYGEKAEEMALLENWKCPKCRNICNCSLCRKKIGCNPTGMLVYTAKATGFSSVSEMLQAIDPDGSCKNVKDIVCSPSKESLIVSPRKRGKENSFDGKKDSNLHPLKLMLSPDETKPKKIKREQLKEHDGNKDGGASLKKSSSRRPSKNEVKADGKEDDVLQEKGCGASVSQKVSLDSNVIGKKGEQGAKPNKVGVLGNAIIDNVGAKPNKVVRSHKVKKHRMKLRRKEFDVDVPVSHDSNVTGEKGEEGDCTTSQNMGVLDSAIIDNVGAKPNEVVRSHKVKKHRMKFQKKEFDVDVSMSCDSNVIGDKGEDGDCKTCQNVGVLDNAIIDNAGAKPNNKVRKHSMKFQLKEFDVDVPLPQGISLTTIAGIELSPEDVGHALQFLEFCAAFGKVFGLRKGQSESVLQELVHGYNGPQGRHSLTAQLHIKLLSLILKDLGQHSQPLTSTKGNNSWLKALGKCISTSPCALKELPLDCFESGSDGYDTLDFSKRLRLLNFLCDESLCTERLRRYIDTQNSKFVEKEKAAKEKVLAAKDKTKRMKQKLQDERVKAIIAQNSTPLSISKHETVFSQIKTEVEQAHSEMLEAINMLSKMKQRSDAVRTESILLDVNGHSFWRLKVYAGEPDILLRDMGTWIADAPDEKWFSYDLEQKDSIEEYISLREKKLRFHKIPKMRPIESTEAKSLHNSMNDLECPSKMEAADARS; encoded by the exons ATGCAGGAACCTGAAAAATGACAAGCCTTGCTCTATAAACTACTGTTTCAAATGTCTCTCAAACAG ATATGGAGAGAAAGCAGAAGAGATGGCATTGTTGGAGAATTGGAAGTGCCCAAAGTGCAGAAACATTTGCAATTGCAGTTTGTGCAG GAAGAAAATAGGTTGCAATCCTACTGGTATGCTTGTGTATACTGCCAAGGCAACTGGATTTTCCTCAGTTTCTGAAATGCTGCAGGCTATAGATCCTGATGGCAGTTGCAAGAATGTAAAGGACATAGTTTGTAGTCCAAGCAAG GAGTCTCTGATTGTCTCTCCTAGAAAGCGAGGGAAGGAAAATTCCTTTGATGGAAAGAAAGATTCAAACTTGCATCCACTGAAGTTAATGTTAAGCCCAGATGAGACTAAAcctaagaaaataaagagggaaCAATTGAAGGAGCATGATGGCAACAAAGATGGTGGTGCTTCTTTGAAGAAGAGTAGCTCAAGAAGGCCTTCTAAAAATGAAGTGAAGGCTGATGGGAAGGAGGATGATGTACTACAAGAGAAGGGTTGTGGGGCGTCAGTATCTCAGAAAGTGTCCCTTGATTCAAATGTAATAGGAAAGAAGGGAGAACAAGGAGCCAAGCCCAATAAAGTTGGTGTTTTAGGTAATGCCATAATTGATAATGTGGGAGCCAAGCCTAATAAAGTTGTTAGATCTCACAAAGTTAAGAAGCATAGAATGAAATTACGAAGGAAAGAATTTGATGTCGATGTTCCGGTGTCCCATGATTCCAATGTAACAGGAGAGAAGGGGGAAGAAGGAGATTGCACCACCTCCCAAAACATGGGTGTTTTAGATAGTGCCATAATTGATAATGTTGGAGCCAAGCCCAATGAAGTTGTCAGATCTCATAAAGTCAAGAAGCATAGAATGAAATTTCAGAAGAAAGAATTTGATGTTGATGTTTCAATGTCTTGTGATTCCAATGTAATAGGAGATAAGGGGGAAGATGGAGATTGCAAAACCTGCCAAAATGTGGGTGTTTTAGATAATGCCATAATTGATAATGCAGGAGCCAAGCCCAATAACAAGGTCAGGAAGCATAGCATGAAATTTCAGCTGAAAGAATTTGATGTTGATGTTCCCTTGCCTCAAGGCATCAGCCTAACCACTATAGCTGGGATTGAATTGTCTCCTGAAGATGTTGGGCATGCATTGCAATTTTTAGAATTCTGTGCAGCATTTGGAAAG GTTTTTGGTCTCAGGAAAGGGCAATCAGAATCTGTATTACAAGAATTGGTACATGGCTATAATGGGCCCCAAGGGCGACACTCTCTAACTGCTCAACTTCATATCAAATTGCTGTCTCTGATACTAAAGGACTTGGGACAACA TTCTCAGCCCTTAACTTCAACAAAAGGAAACAATTCATGGTTGAAAGCTCTAGGGAAATGCATCTCCACATCCCCATGTGCTTTGAAAGAGCTGCCCTTAGATTGCTTTGAAAGTGGCAGTGATGGATATGATACGTTAGACTTTTCAAAAAGGCTGAGACTCCTGAATTTTCTATGTGATGAATCTCTCTGCACCGA aaGATTGAGGCGTTATATTGACactcaaaattccaaatttgttgAGAAAGAGAAGGCAGCAAAAGAAAAAGTTCTTGCTGCAAAGGATAAG ACAAAGCGCATGAAGCAGAAGTTGCAAGATGAGAGGGTCAAAGCCATCATTGCACAAAATAGCACTCCTCTTTCAATTTCAAAGCATGAAACAGTTTTTTCCCAAATAAAAACTGAAGTTGAACAGGCACATTCTGAGATGCTGGAGGCTATAAACATGCTATCCAAGA TGAAACAAAGATCAGATGCTGTTAGAACGGAGTCTATCCTCTTGGATGTTAATGGTCATTCATTTTGGAGATTAAAAGTGTATGCTGGTGAACCGGATATTTTGCTTCGAG ATATGGGAACATGGATTGCAGATGCACCTGATGAGAAATGGTTTTCCTATGATCTTGAGCAGAAAGATTCTATTGAGGAGTATATTTCTTTAAG AGAAAAGAAGCTTAGGTTTCATAAGATTCCCAAAATGCGTCCTATAGAAAGTACTGAAGCAAAATCATTGCATAATTCTATGAATGATTTGGAATGTCCTAGTAAAATGGAG GCAGCTGATGCAAGGAGCTAG